From Fulvivirga lutea:
TATGGAAGCCTGGTGCATGCGAGTGACCAGAAACCTTTCATTAGACAAGTTAAAATCCAAAAAACGTAAGCTGACCGATAGCCTGGATCAAACACATGATATTAGTATGGGTGAGAATATTACACCGTACAGATCAACAGAGTTAAGTGATACAATGATTAAAATAGGAACATTTATTTCATCTCTACCAGACAAACAGAAGCAGGTAATTCAGCTTCGGGATGTGGAAGGGTATTCCTATCAGGAGATATGTGACATCCTGGAAATAGATATGAATCAGGTAAAAGTAAACCTGTTCAGAGCAAGAAAATCGGTCCGTGAGAATTTATTAAATGCAAATGCATATGGACTCTAAAAGAATTGAACAGTTAATAGCGAAATACTGGGAGTGTGAAACCACGCTGGAAGAGGAGAAAGAATTAAAAAACTACTTCTCAGCTGGTGACTATGATGCAAAGTTTAAAGATGTAGCTCCACTATTTCAATATTATACAAATGAAAAGGAATCGGCTTCATTAGATGGCTTGTTTGATGAACAGGTTCTGGCAGAAATTGAGCAGGGCGTACCATCAAGCCCTAAAAAGGGTAAGGTGATGAGCATGTTCACCAATATCTCTAAAGTAGCCGCTGTAATATTAGTAGTTGTGGTGGCAGGGTATTTTATCCAGCAGGAGATAAAAGAAAAGGAGCAGCCTTATTTAACCGATACATTCGAAGATCCTGAAAAGGCATTTGAAGAAACAAAAAAGGCACTTCAATTAATAAGTAAAAACTTCAATAAAGGTAGAAAACAGGCTAAAAAGCTTTCCACATTTAACGAAGCACAAGAAAGAGTAAAAGACAATAATTTATAAAGAATAAAGACATGAAGAAGGTATTAACAGTATTGGCAGTTCTGGTAGCTTTTGCAGCAAACGGACAAGATGCAATATCAAGATTTTTCGATAAGTATGCTGATGATGAGACATTTACGAATGTAACCATCACAAGCAGAATGTTCAGCTTGTTTACTGATCTTGAAATGGAATCTAAAGAAGATCAGGAAATTCTGGATGCAATTAGCAAGTTGAAAGGTCTTAAAATACTCGCCAAGGAAGAAGTGAATGGTAAAGCCATGTACAAAGAAGCTTTAGGGCTTCTACCAAAAGGTGAGTTTGATGAGCTGATGTCTATCAAAGATGAAGACAAAGACATGAAGTTCATGATCAAAGAAAATGATAAGAAAATCAGTGAACTGGTAATGATTATGGGTGGTGATAAGGAATTTTTTATCCTCACACTCTTCGGTGAAATAGATCTGAAGCAAGTGGCCAAAATTTCTAAAGCCATGGATATCGATGGCCTCGATAATCTTAACAAACTAGATAAAGGAAACTAATAATAATTAATAACTCAAAATAAACAACAACATGAAAAAGTTAAGTCTAATAGTAGCAGCATTGGTAATTTGTGGGAGTGCATTTAGCCAAAGCAAATCGGTAGAAGCATTTCACAGCAAGTACCAGGATGACCGTGATGCCTCAGTAGTAACACTTAATGGAAACATCTTTGAGCTTATATCAAGCATCACAGGTTTCTCGGAAGAAGAAGATGCACAAACAGTTTCCAGAATTGCCAAAGGAATCAACTCCATGAATGTTTTGGCATTACCAATGGACAAAATCGGTATCAGTGTAAAGGAAATTGATAACCTTAGAGATGATATCAAAAAAGAAGGTTATGAAGAAATGATGACCGTTAGAGATGGCAGAGAGCGAGTTTATTTCCTTGCTAAAACCAACAAAAGTCAGATAAACAATATGCTGATTCTAACTAACAAAGATGATGACGAATTTGTGCTGATCAACCTGGATGGTATCCTTGAAATGAAAGACCTGGCGTATTTAGCAGATCATCATAAAGAGTGGAGTAAGTAACATCATAATCGAATAAGTGTCATCCCGAAGGTATGAGGGATCTTACTGAATAATTAAGTAAGATCCTTCCTTCGTCAGGATGACATATCTTTTATATATTTAACTTCTCAATTAATAATTGTCTATGATGAAGACACTCACATTGTTGCTTTTGGCACTACCCGTCATTTGCTTCTCACAAAGCAAAACCACCAAAGCGTTTCATGATGATCATGAAGATGCCTTTGTTTTATTCTTTTACAGTAATACACTTAAAATGCTCAATCAGGATGATAACCCTG
This genomic window contains:
- a CDS encoding DUF4252 domain-containing protein, encoding MKKLSLIVAALVICGSAFSQSKSVEAFHSKYQDDRDASVVTLNGNIFELISSITGFSEEEDAQTVSRIAKGINSMNVLALPMDKIGISVKEIDNLRDDIKKEGYEEMMTVRDGRERVYFLAKTNKSQINNMLILTNKDDDEFVLINLDGILEMKDLAYLADHHKEWSK
- a CDS encoding RNA polymerase sigma factor, which encodes MSLEAFKTRVLPTKDKLFRFALKLVGDADEARDIVQEVFIKVWNKRNEMDELENMEAWCMRVTRNLSLDKLKSKKRKLTDSLDQTHDISMGENITPYRSTELSDTMIKIGTFISSLPDKQKQVIQLRDVEGYSYQEICDILEIDMNQVKVNLFRARKSVRENLLNANAYGL
- a CDS encoding DUF4252 domain-containing protein; its protein translation is MKKVLTVLAVLVAFAANGQDAISRFFDKYADDETFTNVTITSRMFSLFTDLEMESKEDQEILDAISKLKGLKILAKEEVNGKAMYKEALGLLPKGEFDELMSIKDEDKDMKFMIKENDKKISELVMIMGGDKEFFILTLFGEIDLKQVAKISKAMDIDGLDNLNKLDKGN